A stretch of DNA from candidate division WOR-3 bacterium:
TTTTGGGGATTTTTGAAAAAGAGTAATATTTATCCTTGATATTTCTTTAAATTTTATTTAAAATAATTTGAAATGATTTTTGGAATTATTGCGATAATTTTAATAATTATTACCTTTATTTTTCTTTATCTAAAGATTGAAGAATTAAAGAAAAGCGAAAGTATAAGATTATTACAAGAGCAAATTAGTCAATTGCGAATGGAATTAAGTCAAAATTTACAGAATACTAGTGGTCAGATAAATTTGAGATTGGATAAAGCAGCAGAAGTGATTTCTGATGTGAAGGAAAGGTTAGGCGGTTTAAGTGAGGCGCAGAGAAGGGTAATTGAGTTGAGTGAAGATATAAAGAAATTGGAAGATTTATTAAAGCCACCAAAATTTCGGGGCACTTTGGGTGAAACTTTGTTAGAAAATCTTTTATCCCAGATTTTGCCAAAAGAAAATTATGAAATCCAATACCAATTTAAAACTGGTAGTCGGGCAGATGCAATAATAAAAATTGGTGAGAATATTGTACCGATTGATTCTAAGTTTCCTTTGGAAAGTTTTGAGAAGATGATTAGTGCTGAAGATAAAGAGAAATATGAAAGTGCTAAAAGGGATTTTATTAAAACTTGTAAACAACATATTGACGCAATAACCAAATATATCTTACCAACCGAAGGAACTTTTGATTTTGCCTTAATGTATATTCCAGCAGAAAATGTTTATTACGAAACTATTCTTAATTCAGAGATTTTCAATTATTCTTTGGAAAAAAAGGTTATCCCGGTTTCACCAAATACTTTTTATGCTTATTTAAAAGTTATCCTTTATGGTTTAAGAGGTTTAAAGATTGAAGAGAAAGCAAAAGAGATTATTGATAGTTTACAAAAGATTGAAAAGGATGCTAAAGAAGTTAGGGAATTATTTGATCGAGCAAGAAATCAATTAAGAAATTCTTTAAATAATTTTGATGAACTTGATAAGAAACTTTCCCAATTAGAAAGGGGTATTGCTTTAATTAAATAGAATAATCTTCTCTTTAAGTAATTTTTTATCCATCCGCAGAATAAGAAAATAAATACCTTTAAAAATTCTCTCTTTTTTAAAGGTTAGTTGGTGATTTCCTTTATTTAGTTCTTTCTTTAATATTGTTTTTAAATAAGCTCCTTTCACATCATATAAATCTATTTGAACTTTTGCTTGATAAGGAAGAGCAAGATTAAGAAAGAAATTATCAGAAAGAAAAGGCGTTGAAATTTTATAATAGAAATTATCTTCCTTTTGAATGCTGACCGAAGTATTAATTCTTTCCAAGAAGATATCCCAATTTCCTGCTTGGAAATCCTGCCATACTACTAATAGTTTATCGTTCCAAATAACTCCCTTAGGATTTGTTGAAAAAGAATTATTATAAGTAATTCTTTCTTCTGGAAGCCAAGAGAGACCACGGTTAGTGCTTCTTATTAAATATATTTCCGAATTATTATCTCGATAATCAACAAAAAGGACATACAAACTATCTCTTTTAGCAATCAATTTTGGCTTCCAGGCAGAAGAAGGACTTTGGGTAATCTGGATTATTGGTGTCCAAGAATAACCATTGTCTATACTTTTTGAATAGTAGATTTGCCAATTTCCATTTTCATTTGGTTTTCTCGCCCAAACCAAATGTAGAAAGTCGGTATCATCTTTCACAAGGGAAGGGTCAAAATCATAAAATATTTCTGGCGGAGTATCTCGGGTTATCCATTGGGTTCTCCAGGAATCACCATTTTCACTTTGCCAATAACCAATTTCATAATCTTCGTCTCCGGGCTGCAAGCAAGAGCCAATAATATGAAAATAATTACTATCATCTAAAAGGTCAAAGGATTGGAAATTTCTATTTATTATCCTTTTTGGTTCTTCCTGCCAATTTTGCTGAAAAGGACGCCAATTAAAATAAAGTCCTTTTTGTGTTCTCTCCCAAGAGAATTTACCTATCTGCCAATAGGCAATAGCATAACGATTATTTTTTACTGAAACTGGTGAAGCACAGGAGCCCATATTAGAATCTAAAAAAGATACTACCTGCCAATTTTCACCGCCATCAATACTTGTTGCCACCCAAGGATACCAAATAAAAGTAGAATCAATCCGAGAAGGAGATAATGAATCAATTCTTTGGGCAACCTTGGCATAACCCATTCCAGAGACGATTAAACTATCATCAGCAGAAATTCTACTATACCAAATGACCGTATCTCTGCCGGGGAAATCAAAAATAATTCTTATCGGCGTCCAGGTTAACCCTCCGTCATAACTTTTCCGATAGTAAACTTCCCATTTTCCCCTTGTATTATCAAGCCAAATAAGATGAATCCTTCCTTCTTTGTCAACAATGATTTCTGGATCTCGAGAAAAACCAGAGTTACTTGAAAGATTTAAATAATTAAAAGAATAGTAATTACTTTTTAAATTTAACCTTGGCTGAAAATTTGGTTCTATCATTTCCGTCATTATTTCGCCTTCACTAAAATAGGTAGGAAAGCCAAGAAGATAGCCAAGGGTGGGGATAATATCAATTTGGTCCCGTTCAATACTGTCAATAATAATATTCTGTCTAATTTCTGGTCCTAATGCTAAAAATAATAAATGACGACAACCGTGATCCCATTCACCATGGCCGGAGAAACCCAAATGAGCATCATCGTTTCTACCGTGGTCAGTAGTAACAATCATTATTGTCTTATTACGATAAAAAGTATCGGTATAAGGTGGTATTCCTTGAATATGTTTATAAAATTCATAGATAATTGAATCAGCAATTTTTATTGCTGAAAGATAAGCAGAATA
This window harbors:
- a CDS encoding DNA recombination protein RmuC — encoded protein: MIFGIIAIILIIITFIFLYLKIEELKKSESIRLLQEQISQLRMELSQNLQNTSGQINLRLDKAAEVISDVKERLGGLSEAQRRVIELSEDIKKLEDLLKPPKFRGTLGETLLENLLSQILPKENYEIQYQFKTGSRADAIIKIGENIVPIDSKFPLESFEKMISAEDKEKYESAKRDFIKTCKQHIDAITKYILPTEGTFDFALMYIPAENVYYETILNSEIFNYSLEKKVIPVSPNTFYAYLKVILYGLRGLKIEEKAKEIIDSLQKIEKDAKEVRELFDRARNQLRNSLNNFDELDKKLSQLERGIALIK